From Pseudanabaena sp. PCC 6802, one genomic window encodes:
- the lpxA gene encoding acyl-ACP--UDP-N-acetylglucosamine O-acyltransferase, with product MPVSHVPLPQLIHPTAIVHPGAEVHPTVQIGAYSVIGEKVKIGAHTVVGAHVVIDGWTEIGDRNHIFPGAAIGLEPQDLKYNGAASLVKIGNNNRIREYVTINRATGDGEVTSIGSSNLLMAYVHVAHNCAIADNVIITNSVALAGHIVIESGARIGGIVGIHQFVHVGQMAMIGGMSRIERDVPPFMVVEGNPSRVRAINRIGLERAGLEPEDLQLIKQAYRILYRQDFTLPEALEKLASLPENSHVMHLQKFLKASLSEGRRGPIPGRN from the coding sequence ATGCCTGTATCTCATGTGCCTCTACCTCAATTGATTCATCCTACCGCCATCGTTCACCCTGGTGCTGAGGTGCATCCGACCGTTCAAATTGGAGCGTACTCCGTAATTGGAGAGAAGGTTAAAATTGGTGCTCACACGGTAGTTGGTGCTCACGTCGTTATTGATGGCTGGACTGAAATTGGCGATCGCAATCATATTTTCCCTGGTGCAGCGATCGGACTAGAGCCACAGGATTTGAAGTACAACGGTGCTGCCAGTCTGGTCAAAATTGGTAATAATAATCGAATTCGCGAATACGTCACGATTAACCGTGCTACTGGCGATGGCGAAGTTACTAGTATTGGCAGCTCCAATTTATTAATGGCATACGTGCATGTAGCTCATAACTGCGCGATCGCTGACAACGTGATTATAACTAATTCAGTTGCTTTAGCAGGGCATATAGTCATTGAATCTGGCGCGCGGATTGGGGGTATAGTCGGCATCCACCAATTCGTCCACGTAGGTCAAATGGCTATGATCGGCGGGATGAGTCGCATTGAACGGGACGTTCCTCCTTTTATGGTTGTAGAGGGCAACCCGTCGAGAGTGCGGGCAATTAATCGTATTGGTTTGGAAAGAGCAGGGCTGGAGCCAGAAGACCTGCAGCTAATCAAGCAAGCATATCGCATTCTCTATCGACAGGATTTTACATTGCCGGAAGCATTGGAAAAGCTGGCATCTTTGCCCGAGAATTCCCATGTCATGCACTTGCAGAAGTTTTTAAAAGCGTCGCTATCTGAGGGCAGGCGCGGCCCAATTCCAGGGCGCAACTAG
- a CDS encoding energy-coupling factor ABC transporter permease: protein MQLCEVQMFQHPYVHLAMHIPDGFLSPSISIFTWALAIGLIALSLTKVQSAYKDRAVPLMGVCAAFIFAAQMVNFPIPNGTSGHLLGGTLAGALLGPWAGSLVMTVVFIVQAVMFQDGGLVALGANVVNMGLIGTLGGYWLYRAVRSLLGNNSWRSMNIAVMVAAWTSVVAGSALAAIQLALSDTVPLNIALAAMLSWHIFIGIGEALITSISLSFVWRNRPDLLFDPPLSATSSTTSR from the coding sequence ATGCAGCTCTGCGAGGTACAGATGTTTCAGCATCCATACGTGCATTTAGCAATGCACATCCCAGACGGCTTTTTGAGTCCCTCTATAAGTATTTTTACTTGGGCTCTGGCTATTGGCTTAATTGCCCTATCTCTTACAAAAGTGCAATCTGCATACAAAGATCGAGCCGTACCCCTGATGGGAGTTTGTGCGGCTTTTATTTTTGCCGCCCAGATGGTTAACTTTCCCATTCCCAATGGTACTTCCGGCCACCTGCTCGGCGGTACGCTGGCAGGTGCTCTACTGGGGCCTTGGGCTGGTTCGCTGGTCATGACGGTAGTATTTATCGTGCAGGCGGTCATGTTTCAAGATGGTGGATTAGTAGCGCTCGGTGCGAATGTAGTTAATATGGGTTTGATTGGTACGTTGGGTGGCTACTGGCTCTATCGAGCGGTGCGATCGCTACTTGGAAATAACTCCTGGCGCAGCATGAATATTGCAGTAATGGTGGCTGCCTGGACTAGCGTAGTAGCAGGGTCTGCTTTAGCAGCTATTCAGTTAGCTTTATCAGACACAGTGCCTCTAAATATTGCTCTAGCAGCAATGTTGTCGTGGCATATATTTATTGGCATTGGTGAAGCTCTTATTACCTCGATATCTCTCAGCTTCGTGTGGCGTAACCGTCCTGACTTATTATTCGATCCGCCTTTGTCGGCAACATCCTCAACTACATCCAGGTGA
- the fabZ gene encoding 3-hydroxyacyl-ACP dehydratase FabZ gives MPTLTETPPVPVATKMTIEEIQKLLPHRYPFLLVDRIIDYVPGHSATGIKNVTINEQFFQGHFPGHPIMPGVLIVEAMAQVGGVVLKQMPGSEGQLFLFAGIDKVRFRRPVVPGDRLVITTELLAARKRFGKMQARAEVDGQLACEGELMFSLVDL, from the coding sequence ATGCCTACCTTGACTGAAACTCCACCCGTTCCCGTTGCTACCAAAATGACGATTGAGGAGATTCAAAAACTCCTGCCGCATCGCTATCCATTTCTACTTGTCGATCGCATAATTGATTACGTGCCTGGGCATTCCGCTACAGGCATTAAAAATGTCACCATAAACGAGCAGTTTTTCCAAGGGCATTTCCCAGGGCACCCAATTATGCCAGGCGTGTTAATTGTAGAGGCAATGGCACAGGTAGGTGGCGTGGTTTTGAAACAGATGCCCGGCTCTGAAGGTCAGCTATTCCTGTTTGCAGGGATTGATAAAGTACGGTTCCGCCGTCCCGTTGTCCCAGGCGATCGATTGGTCATAACTACAGAGTTACTGGCAGCCCGCAAACGCTTTGGCAAAATGCAAGCACGCGCCGAAGTAGATGGACAACTAGCCTGTGAGGGCGAACTAATGTTTTCTCTGGTCGATCTTTAG
- a CDS encoding PDGLE domain-containing protein, whose protein sequence is MSQKSSSAKNRVVVLVGLGTALVIAIFLSPFASKNPDGLDRVAQDLKFEEKALEELPAKQLPFAKIFDEYALKGIQDEKVATALAGLVGTLVTFSLAWGVGKLTVRQSHDRDASSDRDRNG, encoded by the coding sequence ATGAGTCAAAAAAGTTCCTCAGCCAAGAATCGTGTTGTTGTATTAGTAGGTTTGGGTACGGCACTAGTAATTGCTATCTTTCTCTCACCTTTTGCTAGTAAAAATCCCGATGGTCTAGATCGCGTCGCGCAGGATCTAAAATTTGAAGAAAAAGCATTAGAAGAGCTGCCCGCAAAGCAGTTGCCTTTTGCCAAAATATTTGACGAGTATGCGCTCAAAGGTATTCAAGATGAAAAAGTGGCAACAGCACTGGCAGGGCTGGTTGGTACGTTGGTAACTTTTAGTTTGGCTTGGGGCGTTGGTAAACTCACCGTGCGGCAAAGTCACGATCGCGACGCATCCTCAGATCGCGATCGCAATGGGTAA
- the lpxC gene encoding UDP-3-O-acyl-N-acetylglucosamine deacetylase — translation MISQQTIASPFALSGVGLHSGNPITVRVAPAAPDSGRYFVYGDNVIPARLSTVGETMLSTQLQTEMASVRTVEHLLAALWGMGIDNAEIAINNAEIPILDGSARPWAEAIADAGIASQSEPRQVLAIREVISVQQGDAFAIAVPSDALRFTYGIEFPTKAIGTQWFSWMPSMGNFASEIAPARTFTMASQVEQLQAMGLIKGGSLDNAIVCDEQGWLNPPLRFDNEPCRHKLLDLIGDLSLLGRSLQAHIVAFKASHALHAQLAQALLAVSDN, via the coding sequence ATGATCAGCCAACAGACGATCGCTTCGCCCTTTGCCCTCAGTGGAGTGGGGCTGCACAGCGGCAACCCCATCACCGTGAGAGTTGCGCCTGCCGCACCTGATTCCGGACGCTACTTTGTGTACGGGGATAACGTGATTCCCGCTCGACTATCGACCGTGGGCGAAACGATGCTTTCGACCCAATTGCAAACCGAGATGGCCTCAGTGCGTACGGTGGAGCATTTACTCGCCGCCCTGTGGGGGATGGGCATTGATAATGCTGAGATTGCGATTAATAATGCTGAGATCCCGATTTTAGATGGATCGGCACGTCCTTGGGCTGAAGCGATCGCTGATGCTGGGATTGCTAGCCAGTCGGAGCCGCGCCAGGTACTGGCAATCCGCGAGGTAATTTCCGTGCAGCAAGGCGACGCTTTTGCGATCGCCGTTCCTTCGGATGCATTGCGATTTACCTACGGGATTGAGTTTCCTACCAAAGCGATTGGGACACAGTGGTTTAGCTGGATGCCAAGTATGGGTAATTTTGCCAGCGAGATTGCGCCCGCGCGTACTTTTACAATGGCAAGTCAGGTGGAACAGCTACAAGCAATGGGGTTGATTAAAGGGGGTAGTTTAGATAATGCGATCGTTTGCGACGAGCAGGGCTGGTTAAATCCACCCCTGCGGTTTGACAACGAACCATGTCGCCATAAACTTTTAGACTTAATCGGCGATCTGAGCTTATTGGGGCGATCGCTGCAAGCGCATATCGTAGCATTTAAGGCCAGCCATGCCCTACACGCACAGCTCGCCCAGGCACTTTTAGCAGTTTCTGATAATTAG
- the cbiQ gene encoding cobalt ECF transporter T component CbiQ: MLLHVVLHIGALDLMWESDRQPHTIWHSLAPQTRLLCVFLSVFAIAIVPNGQWLTWMFYGAVLLVVLYLSQVSLGMLAKRMAVESAFISVILLGTLFRGGGHVLWSWGWLQITTNGLTILGSVALKALLSLLILNVLTLSTSLPLLLYALSSLRTPPLLVAILASTCRYLGVLVDEFQSMRRAAAARNFRGDRWWQQSQSSTWQRRAIGNMIGAMFIRTFDRGERIHQAMLSRGYQGNPPILEPPKWQKKDAWAIATAIVIAIAGQAIYLLQ, translated from the coding sequence ATGCTGCTGCACGTTGTGCTACATATTGGAGCGCTCGACCTTATGTGGGAGAGCGATCGCCAGCCCCATACAATTTGGCATAGCCTGGCTCCACAAACGCGCCTTCTTTGTGTATTCCTATCTGTATTTGCGATCGCGATCGTCCCTAATGGTCAATGGTTGACCTGGATGTTTTATGGCGCTGTGTTACTTGTGGTTTTATATCTCAGTCAAGTGAGCTTGGGGATGCTGGCTAAGCGCATGGCCGTAGAGTCAGCCTTCATCAGTGTCATTTTGCTGGGAACGCTCTTTCGTGGCGGCGGCCATGTGTTGTGGTCGTGGGGCTGGTTGCAAATTACCACTAACGGTTTGACAATTCTGGGCAGCGTGGCACTTAAGGCTCTGCTGTCACTCTTAATTTTGAACGTTCTCACCCTCAGTACCTCATTGCCTCTACTGTTATATGCCCTCTCTAGTTTGAGAACTCCCCCTCTACTGGTAGCAATTTTAGCTTCTACGTGTCGCTATCTTGGTGTCCTGGTGGATGAGTTTCAGTCCATGCGGCGGGCAGCGGCGGCGCGTAACTTTAGAGGCGATCGCTGGTGGCAACAGTCTCAAAGTAGTACGTGGCAGCGGCGTGCGATTGGCAATATGATCGGAGCGATGTTTATTCGTACCTTCGATCGGGGCGAACGCATCCACCAGGCCATGCTATCGCGGGGATATCAGGGCAACCCACCGATCTTAGAGCCGCCAAAATGGCAAAAAAAAGACGCTTGGGCGATCGCAACTGCGATTGTCATAGCGATCGCGGGTCAAGCAATTTACCTACTCCAGTAG